Genomic DNA from Helicoverpa armigera isolate CAAS_96S chromosome 10, ASM3070526v1, whole genome shotgun sequence:
CTGGAGTTTATGCTGTAACATAAAATGCTCTGAATGAGCTGTATAGCTCTGAGGCGATTACGTATTGTGACTTATGATTCAAAATGAATGGACCTCGATGTGATTGAACTTGTTTTGTTGCTAAGGCTAAACGTAAATAACACAACAGGATATTTTGCGGTCCGCCgatattatttactaaatatatttcacaaagTCTAGAAACGAATGTTGTTCTAATCGTGCAAGTAATAGAACTGTATCTTATAGCTTGTAACTTACCAATACCTTGTTTGTTTTAGTGCGAGAGGCGAACGCCGCAGCAGGCGAGCGGCGGCAGTCCAGGGTTGGGATCCCACATGCTCGCCATGGAGGTCTCGAAGGAGGCGCGCGCATCGCCGCTGCCTGCGTCTGCGCAGACCGGACCTTCCTCACAGCCTGCTCAACCACCACAGCCACAGGTAAGACAGCTATAGTTTAcatcatttttagggttccgtacctcaaaagggaaaaacggaacccttataggatcactttgttatttattagtcaGTCAAATAACCTCAGATGAAATGATGACCGAATTCacagttttaaaatgtatgtttcgTTATGAATGGCAGTAAGAAGCTTACCTTGTGTGTGATTAAGACGAGTAATAAGGCTTACAATGCAAAGTAAGATTCAATAGTACAACGtttttacagcaaaaaaataaatgtgaacTAGTGCCCTTATTCACAATCCTTAAAGTCATTTCTTTGTTGACCAGATTTGCGCTGGATGCAGCAAGGTGATCACCGAGCGGTACCTACTGAAGGCTTTGGACCAGCTGTGGCATGAGGACTGCCTGAAGTGCGGCTGCTGTGACTGCCGCCTCGGTGAGGTCGGCCACACGCTCTATACCAGGGCCAACCTTATTCTGTGCAAGAGGGACTATTTGAGGTGAggatttatacataatatttacctacatacatattatcaGCCTATTGCCGTCCATGAGAGGCATTTTATGTGATTAGCTTATAATGCCTTCATCAATTAGcgaatacatatttaattcgcAAACGGTAGCTATTTCTTAATAGGTTTACAGAAAATGACTGAGAATTTTGTGTGCCTTTCATCAAAAGCTTAGCTTAAATTAGCGTTATTTAAATGACCATTACTTTTACCCACTGCTAAGATGCTGATAATTGTATCATATCCATATCTGACCACATAGAACTCTTGAGAACAACAAATAACTTTGTCGGAACTTATTCTAAATCGTTTGTTTATCAACAGGCTGTTCGGCAACACTGGTTATTGCGCGGCCTGCAACAAAGTGATCCCGGCCTTCGAGATGGTGATGCGCGCACGCAGCAACGTCTACCACCTCGAGTGCTTCGCTTGCCAACAGTGCAACCATAGGTATGTATAGGAAAatatcatttacatatttaaacttGATCGATAATTTACTCtagaatttttataaaaatgatgAGACATATTTAGCATCACTTTTACAAAAGTCTTCAAAATATACTTCATGtatatgaaagaaaaacaaaaagtgCTAGAGAACCCCATATATTGGACCCTAAATAAAAAGAGTAGGACGAAGCATAGTAAACAATACAGAGtaaaaaagataaagatataatGTAACAGCAGTTTAGATTGTTTATTCATCTCACGGACACTGAAAACGCGATTAAATTTTCCGCTACATAATAAAGTCGAACGCAAGAAGGAGAATGCGTGCACACTGTGTAAACATTTAATATCGAGAGATCATAAATTCTGTTGCTGATCTTATttaaatttagtttatttttgtaagggaTGTTCAAGCGAAATATGTTTGAAACTATTGACTAAAAAAAGATAGACATTTTGGAGTTATTTTGTACGTTATTATAACAACAACATATTGTAtaacattttttctttgtagTACAAGTTTTTCTTAATAAGAACTCGTATTTTTTCAGTCAATAAAGACAAGGGAAATAGTTGACTCTAAACGGGACTTTAAATTCTTACATCGCTGTTTTCATAAAGCAAACTTTGATCTgcaataaaaatgatgaataaaCTGGGTTAGTCAAATTTCATATCGATGCGAATATAGcattaatgttattgttttgatcCTTCCAAAGACTTTCTAATTAGCAGTCTGGTGTTCATATATGACATTTCTCTATGGGTCACCTCAGTCTTAATCTTCAGGCAAAACATGCGTGATGTATCATCTATTTTTGCTATGATAAGCACACGATCAAAATGATTAgtctgtctttaattagctacTTGTAAGATAAaacatgtaaacaaaacaaact
This window encodes:
- the Bx gene encoding LIM domain only protein 3 isoform X1, with the translated sequence MKCERRTPQQASGGSPGLGSHMLAMEVSKEARASPLPASAQTGPSSQPAQPPQPQICAGCSKVITERYLLKALDQLWHEDCLKCGCCDCRLGEVGHTLYTRANLILCKRDYLRLFGNTGYCAACNKVIPAFEMVMRARSNVYHLECFACQQCNHRFCVGDRFYLCDNKILCEYDYEERLVFANMAYNPPPLAHLKRQTTHLPPPPTSNAMSGLMNGSSRSGDLNNNMSGSSPAPFAAPPHLKPLGLSASS
- the Bx gene encoding LIM domain only protein 3 isoform X2; protein product: MLAMEVSKEARASPLPASAQTGPSSQPAQPPQPQICAGCSKVITERYLLKALDQLWHEDCLKCGCCDCRLGEVGHTLYTRANLILCKRDYLRLFGNTGYCAACNKVIPAFEMVMRARSNVYHLECFACQQCNHRFCVGDRFYLCDNKILCEYDYEERLVFANMAYNPPPLAHLKRQTTHLPPPPTSNAMSGLMNGSSRSGDLNNNMSGSSPAPFAAPPHLKPLGLSASS